In Erigeron canadensis isolate Cc75 chromosome 1, C_canadensis_v1, whole genome shotgun sequence, a single window of DNA contains:
- the LOC122591511 gene encoding receptor-like protein kinase HERK 1 yields the protein MALNDKFDHLKIKLRAIKIATNNFDTKNCIGQGGFGKVYKGEVVECEGRHTKVAIKVLDRRFGQGDLEFWKEIMLLSHYRHTNVASLLGFCDEGKEKILVYEYASRSSLDRYLGGDLTWARLLKICIGAARGLAYLHNPDGTQQRVLHRDIKSSNILIDEDWKAMISDFGLSKIGPANQENTFLVSEAVGTSGYVDPNYMNGRLLTKESDVYSFGVVLFEVFCGRLCTSYDNKNCSFARLARDSYKQDKMKDFIHEKIKDEINSKSMEVFTKIAYQCLAEDNAQRPLMTEVVTDLENSLRFQVSIS from the coding sequence ATGGCTTTAAACGATAAGTTTGATCACCTTAAAATAAAGTTAAGAGCGATTAAAATAGCAACCAACAACTTTGATACTAAAAATTGCATAGGGCAAGGAGGATTCGGAAAAGTGTACAAGGGAGAAGTTGTGGAATGCGAGGGGCGGCATACCAAGGTTGCTATAAAGGTTTTAGATCGTAGATTTGGACAGGGTGATCTAGAGTTTTGGAAGGAGATTATGCTGCTTTCACACTACAGACATACAAATGTTGCTTCTCTCTTGGGGTTTTGTGATGAAGGCAAAGAAAAAATCCTTGTGTATGAATACGCATCTAGAAGTAGCCTCGACAGGTATCTCGGTGGTGATCTTACATGGGCCCGGCTTCTTAAAATTTGCATCGGGGCAGCTCGCGGATTAGCATACCTTCATAATCCTGACGGGACCCAACAAAGAGTATTGCACCGTGACATCAAGAGTTCAAACATCTTGATAGATGAAGACTGGAAAGCCATGATCTCCGATTTTGGTCTGTCCAAAATTGGTCCTGCTAACCAAGAAAACACATTTCTTGTTTCCGAAGCTGTAGGCACAAGCGGATATGTTGACCCAAATTATATGAACGGCAGATTATTGACAAAAGAGTCGGATGTTTACTCTTTTGGTGTTGTGTTATTTGAAGTATTTTGTGGAAGATTGTGTACCAGCTACGACAACAAGAATTGCTCTTTTGCAAGATTGGCACGAGATTCCTACAAGCAAGATAAAATGAAGGATTTCATCCATGAAAAAATAAAGGATGAAATAAATTCTAAATCTATGGAGGTGTTCACAAAAATAGCTTATCAATGTTTGGCTGAGGATAATGCCCAACGCCCACTAATGACCGAGGTCGTGACAGACCTTGAGAATTCGCTGCGATTCCAAGTAAGTATTTCTTGA
- the LOC122591516 gene encoding uncharacterized protein LOC122591516, giving the protein MQPQTEDPDHDMLRNDNFMVQSAVVSPGFAEKDITRGLFKKESSNQVGECKINVSFVAPKRPLLQPIEDYTEDAHPTTSIYDARTMNISNSYTSALDVGTVYSSNSNAASVENSFNAHFQETSTGELLSIEPQELQFPCKRL; this is encoded by the exons ATGCAACCTCAAACAGAAGATCCTGATCATGACATGCTTCGCAACGATAATTTTATGGTACAAAGTGCAGTTGTAAGTCCAGGATTCGCAGAAAAAGATATTACACGAGGGCTG TTTAAGAAGGAATCAAGTAATCAAGTTGGGGAATGCAAAATCAATGTTAGTTTTGTTGCTCCTAAACGACCATTGCTACAACCAATAGAAGACTACACAGAGGATGCCCATCCAACGACTTCAATCTACGATGCTCGGACAATGAATATAAGCAACTCTTACACCTCAGCGCTCGATGTTGGGACAGTATATTCGAGCAACTCTAATGCT GCATCCGTTGAGAATTCATTCAATGCTCACTTTCAAGAAACCAGTACGGGCGAGCTTCTTAGTATCGAACCCCAAGAGCTTCAATTTCCATGTAAAAGATTATGA